The Candidatus Cybelea sp. DNA segment ACCCCCGAAATGACCGTCGACGAGGCGTTCAAGCTCCACGCCGGTGCGCGCCGAGTCTTCGCGCGCTTCCATCTAGGCGGTTGCTCGAATTGCGCGATTAGCGAATCCCATACGATCGGCGCGATCAGCGACGATTACGGCATCCCGCTTTCGATGCTCCTCGAAAACCTCAACGCGCTCTTCGATCAGCGCACGCTCTCGGTCGGCGATCGCGTCCGCATCCCCGAGGATATTCGCGCGAAGATTCCGCAGTTGGCGAGTGTTCCCGAGACCGGGGAGATCATCGCCGCGGAGGGCGGCGCATACACGGCCGATTTCGGCGACGTGCGCCTGCAGGGGCTTGCGGAAGACTTTGTCGGCGTCGAGGCCGAGGCCGCCGCCGGTTAGATTATCCGGCGGGCGGAGAAGCCTTCGTCCATGCCGTGCCAGTACTCTACCCCGGGCTCTCCCAGTTTCCAGCACAGATAGACCGGCTCGTCCCCGCGCATCGAGGGAAAGTCGAGCAATCCAAGGTCGATGTCTTTTACGACGCAGCCAAACGATTCGATCCGATAGATCAAGCGCCCGATCTCGTGTTTGAGCTCGGCGAATCGCGGCGCGGGAAGCGAGGAGCGCATTCCGGCTAAGCGCGGCCGCTGCGCCGGCCTCCCGTGATGCAGCGCCGGATCGGACTCCAAGAGCTTGATGGCAAGCTCGCGGCGCTTGGCCAGCAGCTCCTCGATCAGCGGCTCCAGCTTAGAAATGAGGGCGTTGGCGCGCTCGGGCGAAAAGAGCTTCATATGGGTTCCCTGCGCATCGTCTTCGTTACG contains these protein-coding regions:
- a CDS encoding DUF2203 domain-containing protein, encoding RNEDDAQGTHMKLFSPERANALISKLEPLIEELLAKRRELAIKLLESDPALHHGRPAQRPRLAGMRSSLPAPRFAELKHEIGRLIYRIESFGCVVKDIDLGLLDFPSMRGDEPVYLCWKLGEPGVEYWHGMDEGFSARRII